The Mesorhizobium opportunistum WSM2075 DNA window CGGTGTCTCTTCAGCCCCTTTGAGGATCACCGGACAGCCTGCCGCCAGCGCTGGGGCGAGCTTGCGGGCGATGAGAACGGCCGGATAATTCCATGGCGTAAACGCAGCAACAACACCGAGCGACTCCGGGACGACCATCCGGTTCGGGCCCACCGGAATCGGGGCCGACAGCTCTTCGGCATGTCTGCCGTTCCATTCCAGCGTTTCGACGGCGCGCAGGTACTCACCTGTCGCTTCGGCAATCGTCTTTCCCTGTTCGGCCGACAGGTCCCTGGCTGCGGCTCCAGCCTTCTCTGCTAGAATCCTGGCGGCGGCTACGAGGATCTCGCCACGATCCTTGGCTGGCCGCGACGACCACGCCTTGCGGCTCCGTTCTGCCGAAGCGAGAGCCTCATCCAAATCCGACACCGTCGCCGAAGCCACCGAAGCAAATACCTTCTCCGTCGCCGGATTAACTACCGGCAATGTGGCTCTGCTACCGCCGGCTCGCCATTTGCCATTGATAAAGAGCTGGTGGCTCCTGGCGTCGGACATCGCGCGCTCCACTTGTGTAATTCTTGCCATACGAGTGCCGTTTCAATATCGAAACCGCTGAACTCGCTCGAGCCAGTTTCATCGCGATGGTCGCGGTGGGTCAAATATCGATTAGTGCCGAAATCCATCTGGAATCCAGATCGATCTTTCGAATGGCAAATAGTCGTGCCGTATTTTATAGATCGACGGCTGTCAGGTCGCGTCAGGAATGGATGCTGCCCAGCCGCGGCTCTCTATTAACTCTCTGGCCACCTTGGGGATGATCTTGCGGACCGCGGAGACGGCCGCAGAACGCTCGTCCTTCGGATTTACAGCAAGCACAACCGAGCGGGTAATCACCGGATCAACGATCTTCACGGTCCGCACCAGCCCTTGAGCGGCTTCTTTCTGAACCGCAGACGGGGCGAGAATAGAATGGGCTTTGCCCTCTATGACCATGTTGATGATCGTTGAAAGCGAGTCCACTTCAAACTTGACGTCCAGCGCGCAACCATGTTGTGCGACGACATCAGCCACGGAACGCCTTACATTGTTGTTGCGCATGGGAACAGCCAGCGGGAATGCATGCAGGTCAGCTAGAGATATTGCATCTTCGAAGGGTGGCTCACCGGACGGGACCACCAGACAAAGGTTTTCGCGCGCTAGCACCGTCATTCGCCCTACACTGTCCGCGGTGCGGTAGAGGACCGCCAGATTGAAGCGTCCAGCAGCCATCCACTCCTCCAGCGGGCCAGTCATTCCCTCGACCATCTTAAGGGACACTTTGGGCAGTTCGTTTCTCACCGACTCAAGCAGCAGGCCGCTCAGGACGCGGGCTGCTCCAGATGGAATGCCAATAGTTACCTCCCCTGCAGGGGAAGAAGCTGTGTTGGTCAATTCCACCTCGGTAAGTCGAATTTCGTTGAGGATCGCCCGTGCCCGCTCGAGCAATTTGGCTCCTGACGCGGTGACGCTGACGCCGGTTCTGTCGCGTATCAGCAGCTGAGTGCCGAAGCCCTCCTCTAGTTGACGCACATGCAGGCTCAGCGCACTCTGGGCGACATTAAGGAAACCAGCGGCCTTCGTAAAACTGCCTGCTTCGACCACGCCGACGAAATATCTTAACTGCCTGATTTCCACGGGTACATCCGAGGGTGGACTCCAATGGATGTAATCTATCTCGAAATGCGATGGCGCGATAGCAATAATTGTGCCACGCTGCAGCGATCCAGTGGCGACGCAATTGGATCGCCGTGGTCTCTTGTCGTCCCGTCCGGTCTCTTCAGTTGTTAAGACGCCGTTTGGATATCGGAATTTTTGTTTGAGGTGAGGCGAATTGTGTTTCGAGTTCCGGACGTGGACAAAACCGGGTCGTGGGCGGATGACCCAGTTCGTCAGGAAGACAAAGCGCTACCTGGATTGGCGAAATCGCGCGGCGTTTCTGTTCCAGACCCCCAAAACCTGGCTCTGGTGCTGAAAAAAACGTTGCACGCAAGCGCGATATCGCGGTCGATACGGGATGAGCCGGCCAGACAGCGCCGGCGCTCAGGCGACCTGGATGACATCCGCCAGCGCTGGCCCTGGCCAAGCATCTGTTCGTAACGGCGCCTACCATCGCTAAAGCTCACGGACAAGCCGCCTATCTCGACTTCGTCGTGCAGGCAATCCGCCGATCCAACGACAGAAGGGCTTCGAAAGCCTCCCCCGCCGCTGGGCCGTCCAGCGAACTTTCGGCTGGATGACCCGATGGCGGCGCCTCGTGCGCGACTACGTGCAGCGCGTCGACGTCTCTCACGACATGATCCTCGTCGCCATGGGCAATCTGCTTCGCTGAAATGCCCATCCGTGAATTTCAAAAACGGACAGACGCCCAGCTAGGCTTTCGGGCCCATGGCGATTATCTCACGGGCCCTTCGAATCACCGGTGCATCAACCATCTTTCCGTCTAAGGCGAAAGCACCTCTGCCCTGCGCCGAGGTATCGTTTTGCGCCGCGACGACACGACGGGCCCACTCGAGTTCCTGCTCGCTTGGCGAGAAAGCCTCATTGAATATGGCCACCTGGGTCGGGTGGATCGCCAAAGCTCCGACAAAGCCAAGCCGCCGCGCGTGAGCCGCGGCCTCACGAATCTTATGCGTGTCTGAGAACTCGCCGATGCTTCCTACGAAGCCAAGCGGTAGCAAGCCTGCGGCACGAGCAGCAAACAAAACGGAAAGGTTCGGCGTCAAGAGAAGGTCGAGTTCCGGGGCACCACCAACTGAGGCACTGAAGTCTTCAGGGCCCAGCGCCATTGCAATCATCCTGGGATCGGCCGACGCAATGGCCGCGAGATTTTGCAATGCAGCTGGGGTCTCGATCTGTGCAAGGAACCGGATTTGACCCGGCACAAGATTTCTTTCTCGTTCAAGTTCCAGTACCGCATTCGCGATCTCCGATACCCATTCTGACGAATCCGTTTTCGGAAGAACAAGTGCATCAACACCCGCCATCACTGCTGCATCAAGATCTGCCGCCAAGGGGCGCAAACCACGATTCACACGGATCAAGACAGATGCGCCCTTTCGGCCCACCTTTGCCACGGATGCAGAAAGCCGCTTTCGCGACTCCTCTTTCTGATCCTGGGGAACCGAGTCCTCAAGGTCCAGTATGACGCCATCTGCCCCGCGCTCATGAGCAGTCTCCACAAAGCGCGGAACATGAGAGGGAACGAAAAGCAGCGATCTCCAGCGGGGAATGGACATCGGTCTTTCAATGGCCGGAACGGTGCGCTTCATGAAGATCTGCTGCCGGTTTTAGTGCGGGCTGTGTCAGTGAGCTGGCTGGGCGGCCGTGGGACTGGAAGGGGTCAGAGAGGTTGGTATGCACTCTGTGGGTCGCGACCGCGCCCCCTTGCCCACAAGAGGCGTGCTCATGCTGAGGCGGCTCTTGCGCGCAAACCTGCTTGAACCTCCTCGCGGACAGCCTCGGTATGAGCGCCAAGAGCCGGAACGGGGCGCAGCAACGGGCGCTCAGAGTTGAAGATCGCCGCCGGCGCTATCGTCTCGATGGTTCCTTCGGGTGTTCCGACCTGCACCTTGCGAATGTGTGGGTGCGTTGAAACATCCGCGACTTCGTTCAGTCGGCCATATGCCAACCCGGCCGCCTCGAGCTCCCGCATCGCTTCATGGCAGGATAGTTCGGAAAACCGCCGTTCAATGATCTTATCAAGTTGCGCACGGTGACCGAGGCGCTCCATATTATCGGCGAAACCAGGTGTGCGTATAAGCGCCGGCTGCTTAAGAAATTTCTCGCAGAAATTTACCCATTCCCGGTCATTCTGAACCGAAAAGATGACCTCTTTGCCGTCGGCACAACGGTAAGCGCCATACGGCGCCAGCGACGGGTGTTTCACGCCGGCGCGTACCGTATGGTAGCCGCTATAGTCGTTTTGCAGAACCGGCACGTTCATCCAGTCGGCGATTGCATCGAACAGTGACACCTGGATGCTGGTGCCTTCACCGGTGACCTCGCGATGATAGAGGGCCTGAAGAATGGCGCTATGTGCTGTCATGCCTGCCGAGATGTCGCAAACCGACACACCCACACGGGCGGGCCCCTGTTGCGTCCCGGTGATCGCACACAGACCAGTTTCGGCCTGGACGATGAGATCATAAGCCTTCAAGTGGGAATACGGCCCCTGCTCTCCGAAACCAGAGATATCGCAGGTGATCAGCCGTGGAAAACGCCGACGTAGATCCGCAGACCCGAAACCCAATTTTTCAATACTGCCCGGCTTCAGATTTTGGATCAATACGTCGGCACCGGCAATGAGCGTGTCCAGGACGGCGCGGTCCGCCTCAGATCTCAAGTCCAGACAGACCGACTCCTTACCCCGGTTGAGCCAGACGAAGTAGGCGCTCTGACCCCGCACCAACTTGTCGTAGTTTCTGGCAAAATCCCCTTCGGGCCTCTCGATCTTGATCACCCGGGCGCCGGCGTCAGCAAGGCGAGACGAAGCGTAAGGCGCAGCAACCGCCTGCTCCACGGCAACGACTGTGATCCCCTCAAGAGACTTCTGCATGCGACACCGTGTTTTCATCCAACGTTATCGGCTTGAACTCGACGACGGTTCAGTATCGCCAGCAATCGGTTCTGTTCGTTCCCGACGATGGAAAATCCCTCGTCGACCCCCATTCCCGGCTTTGCGAGCATCATGTCGGCCTGGGTCGCTACCGAAATGTGCACTGAAGCCTGGGCGGAGAGATCTGTCTCGGTACAACTTCCTCCGACATACGCTCCGACCCTGTTTTCCTTGCAGATGAGAACTGCGCGGGCCGTATCGGCGATTGAGCCTACGTCTGGCGTCTTGATTTGGACCAGATGCGTAGCCTTCGCTTCGGCAAAGAGCCGAATATCCTCAAGCGTATTGCATCTCTCGTCCACGACAATGCGGGCTCTGGAACCGCGGTTGTCCAAAATCGACACGATCTCCGCGTAGTTCTCAATTTGCGCTTGAGTCGAACCAAAATCCGCAGGAGACTCGACATTGAGCGCGAAACCCGGAACGCTCTCGGCAACCCTGCAGATAAAGTCGGCGATCCGTTGCGGCTCCAAGCCGATTTCGAGGCCGATCCAGCCATATACATCGAAATGCAGCACCGGATGATACCCCGGGAGACCGATTTGGCGCGTACGCGTTGCAACCCACTTCACGAAATCCATGAACGTCTGGCCGTCGGTGCCGAATTTCTGCCGAGAGTTGATAAGGCCGTGGGGAAGAATGTCCACGCCTTTCAAGATCATTCTGTCAACGTTGATTTCGCGAGCATCGCCGCTCTGGCAGTAAATTGGGACGCGGCACGTGGGTAGCGGCAGATCAAACTCGGCGCATACGATCTCCGCCATTGTCTTGCGCTGAAGGTGGGCGGCTGCGCGAAGAAGCGCTTGGCTCACGCCATATTCAATAGCCAGAGGTATCCGCAAATGCTCGACGGATTCAAAAACCCTCGTGCAAGAATCAATAAACCGAGAGGCATCGACATCAAAAAGCCTCGGCGCGACGACGCATGACGTTAGATCTGAGATTTGGTTAGTGTCGAACAGAGGATCGCGTCCACCGGCACCAGCGTACTGGACGTTCATCATGTCACCCCAAACAACGGTCTCGTCCGCAAGGACGAGCCCGATGCTGAGCGAAGATGCCGGAATACGAATGGACTTGAACCCGGGGGTCGTCGGTGCGCCGACATACATAAAGCCGTCCTGGATTGCGCCGGACCTAATGGCTTCCTGATCGTCATAGAAAAATGCGCCGTTGCCAGGCGCTAGCAGGACATCTTTGATCTGCACTTCGTTTCGCTCGATTCATTCCAGAGCCATTGACGGGCGACGCACTTCCACGGCTACCTGCCAACTATGTGCCATTTAGCGTTGGGTTCGCCAATATAATGTCCAGGACGGAACCATCGCGTTTTGAGATGACCGGCACCTTCCTGGCCTGCCCGATCGTCCCTGAGGTATGGCTTTCGACGCGATGGCGGAGCGAAGATATGGCCAGAAAGAGACACAGTGCGGACGACCCGAGGTCCGTTCCCGCCATTTGGCAACTTCTTCTGGTTGATGCCCCAGGGCTTCGCCAGCGCTCTCAGTCTCTCTTGATGAGGTGGACAGGCGCTCGTAACGGCATCATCCTCGTGAGAGGCGTGCCAAGATGGCTGCTGTCGAGCACTCATCTGGGGGAAACCGTCCATGAGCAATATTAACACCGATCTCAGTGCTGTTGCCACTATTGGCCTCGATCGGCCTCGATCTGGCCAAGCATGCCTTCCAGGTTCAGGCGATCGATGCCGCAGGCAGCGTCCTCACGACCCGGGCGCTGCGGCGGAAGGATGTTTTGACGGTTCTTCGAACCCTTGCCGTGCTGCCTCATTGGCTTGGACGCGTGTGGCTCGGCCCATCACTGGCTCGCGAACTCATGAAGTTCGGCCATGACGTGCGGCTGATGCCGCCAGCCTATGTGTAGGCTTACGTGCGTCGCCAGAAGAACGATGGCTGATGCAGCAGCCATCTGCCAGGCGGTGACAGCGCCCTTCGATGCGTTTCGTGCCGATGCGATCGGTCGGGAACCAGGCGGCGCTCATGCATCAAAAGGTACTCGTACTTGGTTGCCCAACGCACCCAACTGCTCAATACCCCTTCGCAGCCATCTGGCCGAAATCGGGATTATCTCAGCCCAGCGACCGAACAACGCGCGCGCCTTGGATACCCTCGTCACCGAGGGCAACGACATGATCCGGCGACAGTGCGTTCGGCATTGTTGCCGTTGGTGCGCCAACTGAGCGAACTAGCTGTGAGCTTTCAGTAGGTTGTCCATCCGGTCCAAGCCGGGAAAGCTGAGGTTGTCGAAGCTTCAGTGATTCTCGGAGGACCGAATGAACATCCATCAGAACGCCCGTCTGACGCCGCTGCGTCGAGAGGAGATAGCCCGCGACGTTGTTGAAGGCTGTCTTTCCAAAGCCGATGCGGCGCGAACATACGGGGTGGTGGCGCGCTGGGTGGAGCGCTTCCGGGTCGAGGGAAGCGCCGGCATGATCGACCGTTCCTCGCGGCCCAAAACAAGCCCCGAAGCAAACCGAAGTCCGGCACGTCCTCTCTTCATCCTCCGTCCCGCGAAGGACATTCATCCGCCCCTGTCGAATCTCGTTATCGGATGTTCTCCCTTTCGTTTGGTGGACCGGCTATATCACCGCCGTCGCTTCCTCTCGCGCCCAGCGGAACTCACTGCCATCGGACCATATATTCTGTGCATGATGAGGCTAATCTGCGAGCAAGGGCAACGGTCGCTCTTTGTCGGCCCCGGCGCTTAGCGACGTTCATCGCCCGAGCTTTCAGCCATGACCACTTTTTCACCACCGTCAGCAAGACTTGCGCGGCTTCATAAAGTCGCGTTCGCATCATGGAGTCACCGCACAGGGAAACACGTCCCGACGCGATTGTCCTCGCCTGATTGATGCAGCGCGGCGTTAACCCAAGAGCCGGCCTACGGCCTTCGCATTCTTGAAGTGGGCAGGAATGTCGACTGTAGCCTTGAAAGCCAGCGCAACGACAGGTCTGCGCCTTGAGAAAGGCCTTCGCATGACGGGTTTCGACGCAGATGCAGGTAGTCCGGCTCCCGCCAGACCACTGAACAACCATTGTGATAAGGGAGCAGCTTCAAGCCCGATCCGGGCCAAATTCCAGGCGGGGTTCTTCAACGCCTCAACAAGATCGTCCGGATGGCTCGCGACCTTCATCTCTCGGCAAATGCGGCCTCCTTCATCCACGATGCAAACGGCCGTCTCTTTCACGGAGACGTCCAGTCCGGCATAATGCTTCATGCTGCGCTTGCTTTCCTGATGCTTGTGGCTGTTCACGCAGACCACGTTTTATCATCAGCTCGAAGCGCAGCACCTCAAACATCCGTTCAAGACGTGGGGCTAGCCGAATACATGGGGTAATCGGTTTCCCAAGTCTTAGCTATGGAAGTGGGTGGCTGTTCCCCGACAGGATGGAATACGGGCTCACGATTCGCACCGGGCCCAGGCATCTCAGGGAGAACAGCCATGGAAGACTATATCGGCCTCGATGTTTCGATGAAAGAGACAGCGGTTTCCATTCGACGTGAAGGCAAGCGCGTCTGGCGTGGGAGGTGCGCCTCTGATCCAAAGGTCATTGCCGAGCTTGTC harbors:
- a CDS encoding LysR family transcriptional regulator, which encodes MEIRQLRYFVGVVEAGSFTKAAGFLNVAQSALSLHVRQLEEGFGTQLLIRDRTGVSVTASGAKLLERARAILNEIRLTEVELTNTASSPAGEVTIGIPSGAARVLSGLLLESVRNELPKVSLKMVEGMTGPLEEWMAAGRFNLAVLYRTADSVGRMTVLARENLCLVVPSGEPPFEDAISLADLHAFPLAVPMRNNNVRRSVADVVAQHGCALDVKFEVDSLSTIINMVIEGKAHSILAPSAVQKEAAQGLVRTVKIVDPVITRSVVLAVNPKDERSAAVSAVRKIIPKVARELIESRGWAASIPDAT
- a CDS encoding HpcH/HpaI aldolase/citrate lyase family protein yields the protein MKRTVPAIERPMSIPRWRSLLFVPSHVPRFVETAHERGADGVILDLEDSVPQDQKEESRKRLSASVAKVGRKGASVLIRVNRGLRPLAADLDAAVMAGVDALVLPKTDSSEWVSEIANAVLELERERNLVPGQIRFLAQIETPAALQNLAAIASADPRMIAMALGPEDFSASVGGAPELDLLLTPNLSVLFAARAAGLLPLGFVGSIGEFSDTHKIREAAAHARRLGFVGALAIHPTQVAIFNEAFSPSEQELEWARRVVAAQNDTSAQGRGAFALDGKMVDAPVIRRAREIIAMGPKA
- a CDS encoding CaiB/BaiF CoA transferase family protein, whose product is MQKSLEGITVVAVEQAVAAPYASSRLADAGARVIKIERPEGDFARNYDKLVRGQSAYFVWLNRGKESVCLDLRSEADRAVLDTLIAGADVLIQNLKPGSIEKLGFGSADLRRRFPRLITCDISGFGEQGPYSHLKAYDLIVQAETGLCAITGTQQGPARVGVSVCDISAGMTAHSAILQALYHREVTGEGTSIQVSLFDAIADWMNVPVLQNDYSGYHTVRAGVKHPSLAPYGAYRCADGKEVIFSVQNDREWVNFCEKFLKQPALIRTPGFADNMERLGHRAQLDKIIERRFSELSCHEAMRELEAAGLAYGRLNEVADVSTHPHIRKVQVGTPEGTIETIAPAAIFNSERPLLRPVPALGAHTEAVREEVQAGLRARAASA
- a CDS encoding methylaspartate ammonia-lyase, coding for MQIKDVLLAPGNGAFFYDDQEAIRSGAIQDGFMYVGAPTTPGFKSIRIPASSLSIGLVLADETVVWGDMMNVQYAGAGGRDPLFDTNQISDLTSCVVAPRLFDVDASRFIDSCTRVFESVEHLRIPLAIEYGVSQALLRAAAHLQRKTMAEIVCAEFDLPLPTCRVPIYCQSGDAREINVDRMILKGVDILPHGLINSRQKFGTDGQTFMDFVKWVATRTRQIGLPGYHPVLHFDVYGWIGLEIGLEPQRIADFICRVAESVPGFALNVESPADFGSTQAQIENYAEIVSILDNRGSRARIVVDERCNTLEDIRLFAEAKATHLVQIKTPDVGSIADTARAVLICKENRVGAYVGGSCTETDLSAQASVHISVATQADMMLAKPGMGVDEGFSIVGNEQNRLLAILNRRRVQADNVG